The following are encoded in a window of Panicum virgatum strain AP13 chromosome 5N, P.virgatum_v5, whole genome shotgun sequence genomic DNA:
- the LOC120676560 gene encoding uncharacterized protein LOC120676560 codes for MYIHTHTHTPSDRSLRPLIVAAAAQDRTEKMADWGPVLIAVLFFVLLTPGLLFQIPGSNRGIPEFHSMRTSGMAIFVHTLLFFGFCTIFMVAVGVHLYAD; via the coding sequence atgtatatacacacacacacacacacacccagtGATCGATCTCTGCGACCATTAatcgtagcagcagcagcacaggaTAGGACGGAGAAGATGGCTGACTGGGGCCCGGTGCTGATCGCGGTGCTCTTCTTCGTGCTGCTCACGCCGGGGCTGCTGTTCCAGATCCCCGGCAGCAACAGGGGCATCCCGGAGTTCCACAGCATGCGCACCAGCGGCATGGCCATCTTCGTCCACACCCTCCTCTTCTTCGGCTTCTGCACCATCTTCATGGTCGCCGTCGGGGTCCACCTCTACGCCGACTAA
- the LOC120676469 gene encoding uncharacterized protein LOC120676469 isoform X2 — translation MPGHLTRGAAHLGGVTSRRHAELLLHSGVGGVSVKDLRLRRVVPPAAGSVGSSPECTAPVKSGSVESTPPEAASAAAAAEDLDRKPVLPRSKLVRDPGSFGYRRLLPFLNEMAKNDSSIDKEVPSDSAAVHSKNELSRSDSRLIDEPLGETRLECDAMDSVEPVVVKTGGDTEVKDGCNNVTEEANTVPHDLASSKPWLARCTRSRFVHHPSSFSYKRMLPFLMENEISSQEGQRVKIRRVAEERLLASDDNGIFASQQQHLAFSDDTSQECSRAQVERMEAEPPKAEKNCFLDDKQHQTAVTKAFPPEYDAAEAQNVLQQEALTSGQDPVTSEGNLISDGDDVQASGQHQIAVSEDSPEECKRDEVKRSVQDEVVKSDGSHVLDSMEFQPAVSEISPSKNEMTDMQKATQEEPSPLDGDEENSDKVDDLANEQLQPCVAKESLTAQLQDNAEFAEVLQCQTKDSRCHDVGFVSPTKTVRPLLHWCCAQDPEDSVASHDDQLLDCDIQMICRSSDPCAIDRSLSVEEMSGCIPLTESGCKAGISQPSGATHSMEKGALSPNKYSPKKLSPKKGILKRHPRGCKGICMCLDCSTFRLHADRAFEFSRKQMQEADDIISNLLKEVANLRSLVEKPAVQTLEKTMSTLL, via the exons ATGCCGGGCCACCTAACCCGCGGCGCCGCGCACCTAGGCGGCGTCACCTCCCGCCGCCACGCGGAGCTCCTCCTCCacagcggcgtcggcggcgtctcCGTCAAggacctccgcctccgccgcgtcgtcccgcccgccgccggttcCGTCGGCTCCTCCCCCGAGTGCACCGCACCCGTGAAGTCCGGATCTGTGGAGAGCACGCCACCGGAGgccgcgtcggccgccgccgctgccgaagaCCTCGACCGGAAGCCG GTGCTCCCGCGGTCCAAGCTCGTGCGCGACCCCGGCTCGTTCGGCTACAGGCGGCTGCTGCCTTTCCTCAACGAGATGGCCAAGAACG ATAGCTCAATCGACAAGGAAGTGCCCTCAGACAGCGCGGCTGTGCACTCAAAGAACGAGCTCAGCAGATCTGACTCTCGGTTGATTGATGAGCCTTTGGGTGAGACTCGCCTCGAATGTGATGCCATGGATTCTGTGGAGCCGGTGGTGGTGAAGACTGGAGGAGACACCGAGGTGAAGGATGGCTGCAACAACGTGACGGAAGAGGCCAACACTGTCCCTCATGACCTTGCAAGCAGCAAGCCG TGGCTTGCCCGGTGCACGAGGTCGAGGTTTGTTCATCATCCGAGCTCGTTCAGCTACAAAAGGATGCTGCCATTTCTCATGGAGAATG AAATCTCTTCTCAGGAAGGTCAAAGGGTCAAAATTCGAAGAGTCGCAGAGGAAAGGCTACTAGCGTCAGATGATAATGGCATCTTTGCCAGTCAGCAGCAGCATCTTGCTTTCTCTGATGACACTTCTCAGGAATGCAGCAGAGCTCAAGTTGAAAGAATGGAAGCAGAGCCACCAAAAGCTGAAAAAAATTGTTTTCTTGATGACAAGCAGCATCAGACTGCCGTTACAAAAGCCTTTCCTCCAGAATACGATGCAGCTGAAGCGCAAAATGTCTTGCAGCAGGAAGCTTTGACTTCAGGTCAAGACCCAGTAACTTCTGAGGGTAATTTAATATCAGATGGGGATGATGTCCAGGCAAGTGGTCAGCATCAGATTGCTGTGTCAGAGGATTCTCCAGAGGAGTGCAAAAGAGATGAAGTCAAAAGAAGTGTACAAGATGAAGTAGTAAAGTCAGATGGGAGCCATGTTCTGGATAGCATGGAGTTTCAGCCTGCTGTATCAGAAATCTCTCCTTCGAAGAATGAGATGACTGACATGCAAAAGGCCACACAAGAAGAGCCATCACCTTTAGATGGAGATGAAGAAAATTCAGACAAGGTTGACGATCTTGCCAATGAGCAGCTTCAGCCCTGTGTCGCAAAGGAGTCCCTGACTGCACAACTGCAAGATAATGCTGAATTCGCTGAAGTACTGCAGTGCCAAACCAAAGACTCACGATGTCATGATGTTGGTTTTGTTAGCCCTACCAAGACCGTGAGACCATTGTTGCATTGGTGTTGTGCACAAGATCCTGAGGATTCTGTGGCTTCTCATGATGATCAGCTTCTTGACTGTGACATACAAATGATATGCAGGTCTTCTGATCCTTGTGCTATTGACAGATCCTTATCAGTAGAGGAAATGTCTGGATGTATTCCACTCACTGAATCGGGATGCAAAGCAGGCATATCCCAGCCAagtggtgctactcattctatGGAAAAAGGAGCTCTTTCTCCTAATAAGTATTCTCCTAAGAAGCTTTCTCCAAAGAAAGGAATACTTAAGAGGCATCCAAGGGGGTGCAAGGGTATCTGCATGTGTTTGGACTGCTCTACGTTTCGTCTACATGCTGACCGAGCTTTTGAGTTCTCTAGGAAGCAAATGCAAGAAGCAGATGATATAATAAGTAACTTATTGAAGGAGGTGGCAAATCTTAGGAGTCTAGTCGAGAAGCCTGCTGTCCAA ACATTGGAGAAGACGATGTCAACCTTACTGTAG
- the LOC120676562 gene encoding uncharacterized protein LOC120676562, producing the protein MSDWGPVVVAVVLFVLLSPGLLLQLPAKGGRLVEFGNFQTSGASIFVHAIIFFALTAVFLIAIGVHITTD; encoded by the coding sequence ATGTCGGACTGGgggccggtggtggtggcggtggtgctgTTCGTGCTGCTCTCGCCggggctgctgctgcagctgccggCCAAGGGCGGCCGCCTCGTCGAGTTCGGCAACTTCCAGACCAGCGGTGCCTCCATCTTCGTCCACgccatcatcttcttcgcccTCACCGCCGTCTTCCTCATCGCCATCGGGGTCCACATCACCACCGactag
- the LOC120676469 gene encoding uncharacterized protein LOC120676469 isoform X1, producing MPGHLTRGAAHLGGVTSRRHAELLLHSGVGGVSVKDLRLRRVVPPAAGSVGSSPECTAPVKSGSVESTPPEAASAAAAAEDLDRKPVLPRSKLVRDPGSFGYRRLLPFLNEMAKNDSSIDKEVPSDSAAVHSKNELSRSDSRLIDEPLGETRLECDAMDSVEPVVVKTGGDTEVKDGCNNVTEEANTVPHDLASSKPWLARCTRSRFVHHPSSFSYKRMLPFLMENEISSQEGQRVKIRRVAEERLLASDDNGIFASQQQHLAFSDDTSQECSRAQVERMEAEPPKAEKNCFLDDKQHQTAVTKAFPPEYDAAEAQNVLQQEALTSGQDPVTSEGNLISDGDDVQASGQHQIAVSEDSPEECKRDEVKRSVQDEVVKSDGSHVLDSMEFQPAVSEISPSKNEMTDMQKATQEEPSPLDGDEENSDKVDDLANEQLQPCVAKESLTAQLQDNAEFAEVLQCQTKDSRCHDVGFVSPTKTVRPLLHWCCAQDPEDSVASHDDQLLDCDIQMICRSSDPCAIDRSLSVEEMSGCIPLTESGCKAGISQPSGATHSMEKGALSPNKYSPKKLSPKKGILKRHPRGCKGICMCLDCSTFRLHADRAFEFSRKQMQEADDIISNLLKEVANLRSLVEKPAVQRESTQAACRQASRVEEVARERCRQMFEDLNSHCRIPRPRVRFAQYVEEKKAAPSPRRSRR from the exons ATGCCGGGCCACCTAACCCGCGGCGCCGCGCACCTAGGCGGCGTCACCTCCCGCCGCCACGCGGAGCTCCTCCTCCacagcggcgtcggcggcgtctcCGTCAAggacctccgcctccgccgcgtcgtcccgcccgccgccggttcCGTCGGCTCCTCCCCCGAGTGCACCGCACCCGTGAAGTCCGGATCTGTGGAGAGCACGCCACCGGAGgccgcgtcggccgccgccgctgccgaagaCCTCGACCGGAAGCCG GTGCTCCCGCGGTCCAAGCTCGTGCGCGACCCCGGCTCGTTCGGCTACAGGCGGCTGCTGCCTTTCCTCAACGAGATGGCCAAGAACG ATAGCTCAATCGACAAGGAAGTGCCCTCAGACAGCGCGGCTGTGCACTCAAAGAACGAGCTCAGCAGATCTGACTCTCGGTTGATTGATGAGCCTTTGGGTGAGACTCGCCTCGAATGTGATGCCATGGATTCTGTGGAGCCGGTGGTGGTGAAGACTGGAGGAGACACCGAGGTGAAGGATGGCTGCAACAACGTGACGGAAGAGGCCAACACTGTCCCTCATGACCTTGCAAGCAGCAAGCCG TGGCTTGCCCGGTGCACGAGGTCGAGGTTTGTTCATCATCCGAGCTCGTTCAGCTACAAAAGGATGCTGCCATTTCTCATGGAGAATG AAATCTCTTCTCAGGAAGGTCAAAGGGTCAAAATTCGAAGAGTCGCAGAGGAAAGGCTACTAGCGTCAGATGATAATGGCATCTTTGCCAGTCAGCAGCAGCATCTTGCTTTCTCTGATGACACTTCTCAGGAATGCAGCAGAGCTCAAGTTGAAAGAATGGAAGCAGAGCCACCAAAAGCTGAAAAAAATTGTTTTCTTGATGACAAGCAGCATCAGACTGCCGTTACAAAAGCCTTTCCTCCAGAATACGATGCAGCTGAAGCGCAAAATGTCTTGCAGCAGGAAGCTTTGACTTCAGGTCAAGACCCAGTAACTTCTGAGGGTAATTTAATATCAGATGGGGATGATGTCCAGGCAAGTGGTCAGCATCAGATTGCTGTGTCAGAGGATTCTCCAGAGGAGTGCAAAAGAGATGAAGTCAAAAGAAGTGTACAAGATGAAGTAGTAAAGTCAGATGGGAGCCATGTTCTGGATAGCATGGAGTTTCAGCCTGCTGTATCAGAAATCTCTCCTTCGAAGAATGAGATGACTGACATGCAAAAGGCCACACAAGAAGAGCCATCACCTTTAGATGGAGATGAAGAAAATTCAGACAAGGTTGACGATCTTGCCAATGAGCAGCTTCAGCCCTGTGTCGCAAAGGAGTCCCTGACTGCACAACTGCAAGATAATGCTGAATTCGCTGAAGTACTGCAGTGCCAAACCAAAGACTCACGATGTCATGATGTTGGTTTTGTTAGCCCTACCAAGACCGTGAGACCATTGTTGCATTGGTGTTGTGCACAAGATCCTGAGGATTCTGTGGCTTCTCATGATGATCAGCTTCTTGACTGTGACATACAAATGATATGCAGGTCTTCTGATCCTTGTGCTATTGACAGATCCTTATCAGTAGAGGAAATGTCTGGATGTATTCCACTCACTGAATCGGGATGCAAAGCAGGCATATCCCAGCCAagtggtgctactcattctatGGAAAAAGGAGCTCTTTCTCCTAATAAGTATTCTCCTAAGAAGCTTTCTCCAAAGAAAGGAATACTTAAGAGGCATCCAAGGGGGTGCAAGGGTATCTGCATGTGTTTGGACTGCTCTACGTTTCGTCTACATGCTGACCGAGCTTTTGAGTTCTCTAGGAAGCAAATGCAAGAAGCAGATGATATAATAAGTAACTTATTGAAGGAGGTGGCAAATCTTAGGAGTCTAGTCGAGAAGCCTGCTGTCCAA CGAGAGTCGACACAAGCAGCTTGCAGACAGGCGTCTCGGGTGGAAGAGGTGGCCAGAGAACGTTGCCGGCAGATGTTCGAGGATCTGAATTCCCACTGCAGAATCCCT AGACCGAGGGTAAGATTCGCGCAGTATGTCGAGGAAAAGAAGGCGGCGCCATCTCCCAGGCGCAGCCGGAGGTGA